From a single Phocoena sinus isolate mPhoSin1 chromosome 1, mPhoSin1.pri, whole genome shotgun sequence genomic region:
- the DUSP12 gene encoding dual specificity protein phosphatase 12 → MVGPSSVRPPGAAMLEPQYGSHGCERTAGSRTRASSAEHMLEVRPGLFLGGAAAVAEPDHLREAGITAVLTVDSEETDFNTGAGVEGLRSLFVPALDKPETDLLSHLDRCVAFIGQARAEGRAVLVHCHAGVSRSVAVMTAFMMKTDQLTFEKAYENLKTIKRGAKMNEGFEWQLKLYQAMGCEVDTSSAIYKQYRLQKVTEKYPELQNLPQELFAVDPSAITQGLKDGVLYKCRKCRRSLFRSSSILDHNEGSGPIAFAHKRMTPSFMLTTGSQAQCTSYFIEPVQWMESTLLGVMDGQLLCPKCNAKLGSFNWYGEQCSCGRWITPAFQIHKNRVDEMKMLPVWGSQTRKI, encoded by the exons ATGGTAGGGCCCTCCTCAGTCCGGCCTCCGGGCGCCGCCATGTTGGAGCCTCAGTACGGGAGCCATGGATGCGAACGCACGGCCGGCAGCCGGACCCGGGCCAGCTCCGCTGAGCACATGCTGGAGGTGCGGCCGGGGCTGTTCCTGGGTGGAGCTGCGGCAGTCGCGGAGCCGGACCACCTGAGAGAGGCGGGCATCACGGCTGTGCTGACGGTCGACTCGGAGGAGACCGACTTCAACACGGGGGCTGGGGTTGAGGGTCTACGGAGTCTCTTCGTGCCAGCGCTGGACAAACCCGAGACCGACCTGCTTAGCCATCTGGACCGGTGCGTGGCCTTCATCGGCCAGGCCCGCGCCGAGGGCCGCGCGGTGCTTGTGCATTG tcacgCAGGGGTCAGTCGAAGTGTGGCTGTAATGACTGCTTTTATGATGAAGACTGACCAACTTACCTTTGAAAAAGCCTATGAAAACCTTAAGACTATCAAACGAGGGGCTAA GATGAATGAGGGGTTTGAGTGGCAACTGAAATTATACCAGGCAATGGGATGTGAAGTAGATACCTCTAGTGCAATTTATAAACAGTATCGTTTACAAAAGGTTACAGAGAAGTATCCAG AATTGCAGAACTTACCTCAAGAACTCTTTGCTGTTGACCCATCCGCCATTACACAAGGATTGAAAGATGGGGTTCTCTACAAATGTAGAAAGTGCAG GCGATCTTTATTTCGAAGTTCTAGCATTTTGGATCATAATGAAGGAAGTGGTCCTATAGCCTTTGCCCACAAGAGAATGACACCATCCTTCATGCTTACTACAGGGAGTCAGGCTCAATGTACATCTTATTTCATTGAACCTGTGCAGTGGATGGAATCCACTTTGTTGGGAgtgatggatggacag cttcTTTGCCCCAAATGCAATGCCAAGTTGGGTTCTTTCAACTGGTATGGAGAACAGTGCTCATGTGGTAGATGGATAACACCTGCTTTTCAAATACATAAGAACAGAGTGGATGAAATGAAAATGCTGCCAGTTTGGGGAtcacaaacaagaaaaatatga